The following nucleotide sequence is from bacterium.
GAGCGGCGCGGCAGGGTCGCCGTCGAGCCGGCGGCGCGCTGGCTCGACGCGCTGGCGGCCTGATAGTCACGCTTGACGTTAATCACGCATTACGTTACTGTCAGCCGTGATCAAGTCCTTCAAGTGCGCCGACACAGAGGCCTTGGCGGGCGGCAACGCGGTCAAGCGGTTCGCGAATATCGCCGCCGTAGCGCGCCGCAAGCTGAGGCAGCTGGAAATCGCCGAACGGCTGGAAGACCTGCGTGTACCGCCCGGCAATCGACTTGAAGCCCTGAAAGGGAACCGCGCCGGCCAGCACAGCATCCGCGTCAACGATCAGTTCCGCGTGTGCTTTCGCTGGACGGCCGCCGGCGCCGAGGATGTCGAGATCGTCGATTACCATTGAGGAACCAGCCATGCGCAAACTCAAACCCGTCACGCCCGGCGAACTGCTGCTCGAAGAATTCCTCAAGCCGATGGGCATCAGCCAGTACCGTCTGGCCAAGGAAATCGGCGTGCCGGCGCAGCGCATCGGTGAAATCGTCGCCGGCCGCCGCGCCATCACCGCCGACACCGATCTGCGCCTGTGCCGCTTTTTCGGCCTGTCCAACGGCTACTGGCTGCGCGCCCAGGCGGCGCACGACACGGAAGTCGCCGAGCGCGCACTCGGCGCAAAGCTGCTGAAGATCGTGCCCTGGTCCGGCGCCGAACACGGCGGCCACACGCTTACGCGGGCTTAAGCCTGGCATCAAACCCTATCGAGCGGGCTCGTCACGCCGCGGCCGCCGCGGTTCAATACGTGGGTGTAGATCATCGTCGTGCTGACGTCGGCGTGGCCGAGCAGCTCCTGCACCGTGCGGATGTCGTAGCCGCCCTCGAGCAGGTGCGTGGCGAAGGAATGGCGCAGGGTGTGCGGCGTCGCCGGCTTGTCGACAGCCGCGTCGCGCACCGCCTGGCGCATGGCGCGCTGCACGGCCTGATCCTGCAGGTGGTGGCGCCGCACGATGCCGGTGCGCGGATCCTCGGAGAGATTGGCCGAGGGGAACACGTACTGCCAGCCCCAGTCGCGCGCCGCGCCCGGATACTTGCGCTCCAGCGCATGGGGCAGGAACACCGCACCGCGCCCGGCGGCAAGATCCTGCCCATGCAGCGCCTTCACCCGCTTCAGATGCTCGGCGAGCGGCGCCGCCAGCGCCGCCGGCAGCATGGTGACGCGGTCCTTGAAGCCCTTGCCGTCGCGCACCAGGATTTCCTTGCGGGAGAACTCCACGTCCTTCACGCGCAGGCGCAGCGCCTCCATGATGCGCAGCCCCGCGCCATAGAGCAGGCTGGCGATCAGCCAGTGCGTGCCGGAGAGGCGCGAGAGCACGGCCGCCACCTCCTCACGCGTGAGCACCACCGGCAGCCGCTTCGGCGCGCGCGCGCGCTCGACGTTGTCGAGCCAGGGCAGCTCCGCCTCCAGCACCTCGCGATAGAGAAACAGCAGCGCGCTCTTCGCCTGGTTCTGCGTCGACGCCGCCACGTTGCCCGCCACCGCCAGGTGCGTCAGGAACTGCTCCACCTGCGCCGCCCCGAGCTCGCGCGGGTGCCGCTTGCCGAAATGCAAAATAAATCGTCTAATCCAATCCACATACGCCTGCTCGGTGCGGATGCTGTAATGCTTCAGTCGAATCTTGCCCCGCACCTGATCCAGCAGCTTGGGCGATTGAGACGTTTTTGCATCCATACTATAGGCCCCACTAATATTTGCTAATATTATGATTTGTAAGCATCATAATTCAATAGCTTATATAATAGCAAACACGATGATGGATTATTTTTCGTCAATTAGGCTGTCCACTTTAAGTTGGGCCCCACACTAAGGAGAATCGATCATGAATAGGATACTGATTTCACTGTTGGTTTCTGGTTGTCTTGTTCAGCCTGCAGTAGCCGGGGTTTGCGACTATCGCCCTAGCAAAATCATCGGTGGTGTTGCCACTGGAGGAGTGGCTGGTGCCAGTGGTGCTGCGGCTGCAACCGGAATCGGCTTGAAAGCAGCGGGGCTTTACACCATTACGCATGCAACCACAGGCGCAGCAATGCTCGGATCAACAGCTGCCGGCGCTTCAGCGGCGGGAACAACAGGAATCATTGCTGGAACAAGTGGTGTTCTCGGAACAGTAGGCGCCGTGTTGATGTCACCAATTGTCATCATTCCAGCGGCAGTGACAGCAGTTGGTATTGGTGCCTACGAAGGCGGTTGCTATTTGTCCAAATGATATGTACGCGCCCCAATTTCAAAAAATGAAAACCGTTTTTCCTGCCCTCCTCAT
It contains:
- a CDS encoding integron integrase, encoding MDAKTSQSPKLLDQVRGKIRLKHYSIRTEQAYVDWIRRFILHFGKRHPRELGAAQVEQFLTHLAVAGNVAASTQNQAKSALLFLYREVLEAELPWLDNVERARAPKRLPVVLTREEVAAVLSRLSGTHWLIASLLYGAGLRIMEALRLRVKDVEFSRKEILVRDGKGFKDRVTMLPAALAAPLAEHLKRVKALHGQDLAAGRGAVFLPHALERKYPGAARDWGWQYVFPSANLSEDPRTGIVRRHHLQDQAVQRAMRQAVRDAAVDKPATPHTLRHSFATHLLEGGYDIRTVQELLGHADVSTTMIYTHVLNRGGRGVTSPLDRV
- a CDS encoding HigA family addiction module antitoxin translates to MRKLKPVTPGELLLEEFLKPMGISQYRLAKEIGVPAQRIGEIVAGRRAITADTDLRLCRFFGLSNGYWLRAQAAHDTEVAERALGAKLLKIVPWSGAEHGGHTLTRA
- a CDS encoding type II toxin-antitoxin system RelE/ParE family toxin, which codes for MIKSFKCADTEALAGGNAVKRFANIAAVARRKLRQLEIAERLEDLRVPPGNRLEALKGNRAGQHSIRVNDQFRVCFRWTAAGAEDVEIVDYH